Proteins encoded together in one Bos indicus isolate NIAB-ARS_2022 breed Sahiwal x Tharparkar chromosome 25, NIAB-ARS_B.indTharparkar_mat_pri_1.0, whole genome shotgun sequence window:
- the NTN3 gene encoding netrin-3, producing the protein MPGWPWGLLLTAGTLSAALSPGPLAPADPCHDDGGAPRGCVPGLVNAALGREVLASSTCGRPATRACDASDPRRAHPAALLTSAGGTASPVCWRSDSLTQVPHNVTLTVPLGKAFELVFVSLRFCSAPPTSLALLKSQDHGRSWTPLGFFSSHCGLDYGRLPAPADGPAGPGPEALCFPAPQAQPDGGGLLAFSVQDGSPPGLDLDSSPVLQDWVTATDIQVVLTRPAVLGDTRGAMATAPYSYSATELQVGGRCKCNGHASRCLLDPQGHLTCDCRHGTEGPDCSRCKPFYCDRPWQRATAREAHACLACSCNGHARRCRFNMELYRLSGRRSGGVCLNCRHNTAGRHCHYCREGFYRDPGRALSDRRACRACDCHPVGAAGKTCNQTTGQCPCKDGVTGLTCNRCAPGFQQSRSPVAPCVKTPVPGPTEESSPVAPQDCDLHCKPARGSYRISLKKFCRKDYAVQVAVGARGEARGSWTRFPVAVLAVFRSGEERARRGSSALWVPARDAACGCPRLLPGRRYLLLGGGPGAAVGGPGGRGPGLSAARGSLVLPWRDAWTRRLRRLQRRERRGRCGAA; encoded by the exons ATGCCCGGCTGGCCCTGGGGGCTGCTGCTGACCGCGGGCACGCTCTCGGCCGCGCTGAGCCCGGGGCCGCTGGCCCCTGCCGACCCCTGCCATGACGACGGGGGCGCGCCCCGCGGCTGCGTGCCGGGCCTGGTGAACGCAGCCTTGGGCCGCGAGGTGCTGGCCTCCAGCACGTGCGGGCGGCCGGCCACGCGGGCCTGCGACGCTTCGGACCCGCGGCGTGCACACCCCGCCGCCCTCCTGACCTCCGCAGGCGGCACCGCCAGCCCGGTATGCTGGCGCTCGGACTCGCTGACGCAGGTGCCCCACAACGTGACCCTCACAGTGCCCCTGGGCAAGGCTTTTGAGCTGGTGTTCGTGAGCCTGCGCTTCTGCTCGgcgccccccacctccctggcccTGCTTAAGTCGCAGGACCACGGCCGCAGCTGGACCCCACTCGGCTTCTTCTCCTCCCACTGTGGCCTGGACTACGGCCGCCTGCCTGCGCCTGCCGATGGCCCAGCTGGCCCGGGGCCCGAAGCCCTATGCTTCCCCGCGCCCCAGGCCCAGCCTGACGGTGGTGGCCTGCTGGCCTTCAGCGTGcaggacggcagcccgccaggcctggATCTGGACAGCAGCCCGGTGCTCCAAGACTGGGTGACCGCCACGGACATTCAAGTAGTGCTCACAAGGCCTGCCGTGCTGGGAGACACCAGGGGCGCCATGGCCACGGCCCCTTACTCTTACTCAGCCACTGAGCTTCAGGTGGGCGGGCGCTGCAAATGCAATGGGCACGCGTCCAGGTGCCTGCTGGACCCCCAGGGCCACCTGACCTGCGACTGCCGGCACGGCACCGAGGGTCCGGACTGCAGCCGCTGCAAGCCCTTCTACTGCGACAGGCCGTGGCAGCGGGCCACCGCCCGGGAAGCCCACGCCTGCCTTG CTTGCTCCTGCAATGGCCATGCCCGCCGCTGCCGCTTCAACATGGAGCTATACCGACTGTCTGGCCGCCGCAGCGGCGGTGTCTGCCTCAACTGCCGGCACAATACCGCCGGCCGGCATTGCCACTACTGCCGGGAGGGCTTCTACCGAGATCCCGGCCGTGCCCTGAGTGACCGCCGCGCCTGCAGGG CCTGTGACTGTCACCCTGTTGGTGCTGCTGGCAAAACCTGCAACCAGACCACCGGCCAGTGTCCCTGCAAGGATGGCGTCACTGGCCTCACCTGCAACCGCTGTGCCCCTGGCTTCCAGCAGAGCCGCTCTCCGGTGGCACCTTGCGTTA AGACCCCTGTCCCTGGACCCACTGAGGAGAGCAGTCCTGTGGCGCCCCAGG ACTGCGACTTGCACTGCAAACCCGCTCGTGGCAGCTACCGCATCAGCCTGAAGAAGTTCTGCAGGAAGGACTACG CGGTGCAGGTGGCGGTGGGCGCGCGCGGCGAGGCGCGTGGCTCCTGGACGCGCTTCCCGGTGGCCGTGCTCGCCGTGTTCCGGAGCGGCGAGGAGCGCGCCCGGCGCGGGAGCAGCGCGCTGTGGGTGCCGGCGCGGGACGCCGCCTGCGGGTGCCCCCGCCTACTGCCAGGCCGCCGCTACCTGCTGCTGGGGGGCGGGCCGGGGGCCGCGGTCGGGGGCCccgggggccgggggccggggctCAGCGCCGCCCGCGGGAGCCTCGTGTTGCCCTGGCGGGATGCGTGGACGAGACGCCTTCGGAGGCTGCAGCGGCGCGAGCGGCGGGGGCGCTGTGGGGCTGCCTGA